The Streptomyces sp. B3I8 nucleotide sequence GCGGTCTCGACGAGGCGGACCAAGGCGACTGTGTCATGGCGGGGGTGGCCGAGTCGGACGACGAGGCGGCGTTCTCCCTGCTGTTCATGTGTGACTTCGACGAGCCCGACTCGCAAGAAGTGCGTCTCGGCATGGACACACACTGCCTCGTCACACCCGACCAGGGCACCGCCTACGGCTGCGTACGCGAAGTGGAACTGGACGGCGACGTACTGCGAGTGACACTGGACCCCTCGTCGCTGGACGCCCTCGGCTTGGCCGATCCCGTCGTCGAGGCCTTGCTCAGGGCGCCGGTGGCCGACGTGACACGCATGCTCGAGGTACTGCCGCGCACCCTGGCCTACGGGCGCCCGGAAGCCCGCCCAAGACTGATCAGGCTGTAGGGAGTTCAGCGGCCGAGTACAACAACCGAACCCGCCCGAGGATGCCTTCGGAGGGTGGCATCCCGACCGGTATGAACGCGGACGGCTGTTCTCATCGGAGCCACATATCAGAAGGCTTCCGACATCCACTGCTGACATCAACGACACCGGACGAGGGCGTACATCAGCACCCCTGTCCGGCCGTCGCACCAGTGGACGACAGCCGCCGCAGCGGGTTCGGATCGAACTCTTGAAACGGGTGTCGCAGGTTCGAATCCTGCCGGGGCACCAGGGGAAACGGCCCGAGCCGATCATGGTCCGGGCCGTTCCGACACGCGCCGTTGTGGCGGGCTTTCGTCGGCTGAGGCCGAGAACGGGCCGCGACGAAGGTGCCGGTCCGGCCGTCCGCCGAACGAAGCCACGCACCGGCAGAGCTGGGGGCCCCTGCAGAGCCTCAAGGCCGTTGTGCGGCCGCCCGTAGGCGAACGCGTGACCCACTCCGTGCGCCGCTCTGCCACCGAGCCCAGGGCGCCGATCTCTCGTTCACTCGTTCGGCACCTGGGGGTGTGCGAAAGCATCTGTGTCCACCTAACGTCGCTATGTGTGTCCAATCGCTACGCACAGTGGTTGGCCCCGAAATCCGACGTGACGGATGAACATCCCTCGCCGCCATCCGGGCTGCCAGTACCTGTGGGTGGCCTCGTCCCGTTGACGGGGCCCCTGCGGCGTCCCGGTCCCCAATCACGAGGAGGACTTCCATGGCTCGAATCACTCGCTCGACGCTGGGCCGCTTCGGCTCCCGCCCCCGTTGGTGGTCGCTCAGCGTTGCACTGCTGCTCGCGATAGGCGCGGCGCCGTTGCTGTTGTCACCAGTCAGTGGGCAAGCAAAGGCGGAAAGCCCTAAGGCGGCCAAGGCCGCCTCGAGCAACACCATTCCTCGGTCCGCCCACACCGGAGGTGGGATTGCGGAGCTGACGAAGTGGGAGTACGCGTCCGTGCCGCTGCTCGTCCACGCCACGAAGCAGATTCTGGACACCTGGGGCGAGGACGGCTGGGAGCTCGTCCAGGTCGTGCCCGGGCCGAACAACCCCGAGCAGCTGGTGGCCTACCTGAAGCGGCCGAAGTTCGCATGAGAACCGACGCGCCATGACCTGGCGACGGACCCGTCCATGGGGCGAGCGTCCTCCGTCGCACGGCAGTCTCGGTTTCCGTCTCATTCAGCGTCGTTCACAGCCGTTCAGGCGAGACCCGGAACTGTCCCCGCACCGGCGGTCGGCCGCTCATGAACGCAGGTGAACACCCCCGCACGCTGCCCAACATCCCACCACCACAGTGGGAACGCGTGTTCGGGGCAACCCCTCACGAGTTCGAATCTCGTATCCTCCGCCAGTGCCTCACCGGGCACGATGTCGAAGGGCCCCCTGGAAACAGGGGGCCCTTCGTCGTTGTCCTCAAGCGCCGTTGTCCTGGTCTTTGTCCACAGCGAGGTTTTCCGGGGCTCCCCAGATGGCGTGCTCGATCTTCCGGGCCGCTCCCCCGGGCTCCCGTCCCATGATCGAGTCGGCCACGACGTCAGGGACCCCGAGGACCAGGAGGACGGTCTCGGCGGTGTGCCGAGCGTCGTGAAGGCGGCCGTTCCGAACGCCGGCGTCCCGGAGAAGCCGCTTCCGGATGTGGCAGTCGGTGTTCGGGCTCAGCGGCCCGGGAGTCGGCCACCGCCCGGAGCCGGCTCGTCGAACTGTGCGGGAGAGTCCCTCAGGAACATGCCGCCGGCTCCACAGCGTTCAGCCCGCGGTGAGGCCGGAGAATGCTTCGGTCGTGAGCTCCTGGAGCTCGGCGAGCGGGACGTCGCGGAGATGCTGTGTGAGCCCCCACCGATGACCGAAGGGGTCGAGCAGCTGACCTTCTCGCTCGCCCCAGAAGGTGTTGCTCAACGGACGAATCACGGTGGCCCCGGCATCGACGGCCCGCTGCCAGGTGTCATCGACATCGTCGACATGCAGGTAGACGGCACCGTAGGTGCCGCCGAAGTGCTGCGGCCCGAAGGACTCCATCTCGGGGAACTCGTCGGCCAGCATCAGGGTGAGCGTCCCGATGCGGACCTGGACGTGGATCAGCCGGCCGCCGGGTACCACCAGCCTGGTGAGCTCCGTGGCTCCGAAGGCCTGTCGGTACCAGGCGGATGCCTCGTCCGCGCCGCGAGCGGTCAGGTGCAGGGTGTGGGAGCTGAACGACATCGGTGCTTCCTTCCTGAGATATAGGTGCGGCCGGTTCGAGCACGGCATCGCAGCGCGCCGACGGCCCGACCGATCGACGGCCTTGCCGCGGGAGTCGTCAGGCTCGAGGTCGACGCGCGCCTCAGCTGCCCCATGACTGCAGCTTGTCCGGGTTTCGAATCGCCCAGATACGTCGGATACGGGACTCGTCGATGTCGAACGCGTACACGGTCAGCACCTCACTGCCGTTCACCGCGACGAGCCCCGGTTGGCCATTGACGGTCCGCTCGAGGAGGTCGAGCCGGCCCGCGAGACCCGCCAGGTGTACCAGCAACTCCGCGACCCGAAGGTGGCCCTGGACCGGCACCGGCGAGGCCATCGCGCGACCGCCACCGTCGGCGATGGCGACGACCGACGGGTCGAGGAGTCGTACCAGGGCATCAACGTCCTTGGCCTGCCACGCCTGCCGGAACTCACCGACGATGGCAGAACGCCGCCGCGCCCGTACACCTCGGGTGCGGGCAGCAGCCACTCGTCGACGACCCGACGAGGCGAGTTCGCGGCAGGCACCCGGCGTGCGGCCGACGATCTCCGCGACCTCGTTGAACGGCACCCGGAACACGTCGTGCAGCATGAAGGCGACGCGCTCGGCCGGCGTCATCGAGTCGAGCACGACCAGGAACGCCATCTCGACGGACTCGTCCAACGTGATGTCGTCGGCGGGATCCCTCGCCGTCGATCCGTGGGAGAGCTCGCTCCACTCGGCCCGCGCCGGCAGCGGCTCCGGAATCCACTCACCGACGTACCGCTCGCGGCGCATCCGCGCCGAACGGAGCTGGTCCATGCAGATCCGGCTCACGACAGTGGTCAGCCAGGCTGCGGGATTCGCGATGGCGTCCCGGCGCTCGACAGGTTGCGCGAACCAACGGGTGTACGCCTCCTGGACGGCATCCTCCGCCTCGGTCAGCGAGCCGAGCAGCCGGTAGGCGATATTGGCGAGGTTGCGCCGCTCCGCCATGAGCCGCTCGTCCGCAAGGTGCGCCGGAGCGTCTTCGTTTCCGCCTGTGATGTCCATTCGGTCAGCGCCTTTCGCTCGCCACGTACGAACCCTCCTGCGAGATACGACGGATCAGGCCCCGCGAACGTCAGCGGGCGACCAACGGCCACCCGTCTCCTGACGATCGGGGCCACTGCCGCGTCGGTGTGGGCGTTGGCACAGCGGTCGGCCACAGCGGCGACCGCGTGCCCATGGTTCGCCCCGATCTCGCGACAGGAGAACGCATCATGACCAAGATCGGCATCATCATCGGCAGTACGCGTCCGGGACGGCTCGGCACGCAGGTCGCCGGGTGGGTCCACGACGTCGCGGCGCGGAGGTCCGACGCCGAGTTCGAGCTCGTCGATCTCGCCGAGTTCCGGCTTCCGCTCTTCGACCAGCCGGTTCCCCCCGCCATGGGCGGAACCGGAGGCCCCGAGGCGAGGGCCTGGGTGCGCACGATCGACAGGCTCGACGGATTCGTGTTCGTCACGCCGGAGTACAACACCCAGCTCCCCGGCGCACTCAAGAACGCCATCGACTTCGTCTACGCCGGCTGGGCGAACAAGGCCGCCGGGATCGTCGCTTACGGCGTCGCGGGCGGCGCCGGGTCCGCGGCCCAGTTGCGGCAGATCTGCGGTCTGCTCGGGCTCGCGGACGTGCCGTCCCAGGTCTCCCTTCACCTGGCCACGGACTTCGAGAACTTCACGGTGTTCACTCCGAGTGAGTCCAGGGCGCGCTCGTTGGAGGAACTGCTCGACCGTGTCGTCGCCTGGACCGCGGCACTCGAGCCCGTGCGAAGTGCCCGCGCGGTGTCCGTCGCCTGAGCCGCCTCCCCCGAGGGACAACCGATTGAGACCAGAAGGGAGAGGATCGATCATGCCTCATCTCACCGTCCATGCTCTCGAGCCTCAGATCACCGGGCACGAGGACGACCTCATCGCCCGGCTCACGGACGCGGTCACCTCCGTCTACGGAGAGTGGGCTCGCAACCTCGTGGTCGTACAGCTCGCGGGACTCGCGGTCGGCCGCTGGGCCGTCGGCGGGGTCGCGCGCCATGAGTCAGCGCCGACCGTGACGCTCGCCGTCCGGGAAAAGTCGCTCACCCGGTCCGACGGGCCGCGGATCGCGGCCCGGCTCGTCGCCGCGGTGACAGACGCGGTCGCCATGGCGCTCGGCGAGCAACATCGCGGCAGGATCGTCGTCGACCTGGTCGCCACACGCGACGACCGCACCGCCGTCGGCGGCCGTCTCGTGGGCGAGGCGGTGAGGAGTGAACCGGACGAGCTGAGGGACCGCTTCGAGATCGAGGCGCTCCGCGCGGAGTTCACGGACGCGGCGATGATGAACGACCACGATCGACTTGCCTCACTCTTCATGCCGGACGGCGTTGTCCGAATTCCGGACGCCGGCATCGAGGCCGTCGGCCACGACGGCATTCGGGGTCTCGGGCAGCGACGTGAGGCCGGCTTCGAGGTCTTCGCCCAGACGACCCACCCCGGGGTCGTCTCACTCTCAGGAGACACCGCAACCGGCCGCGCCTGTCTCTCCGAGGTCATCCGGACGCGTGGTGGCGCCTCGCACCTCAATCACGCGATCTACCACGATCGCTACCGGCGCACCCCGGACGGCTGGCGCTTCGCTGAACGCGTGTATGAGATTCGTTACCTGGACTCGACACCACTCGCCGGGAGTCCTGGTGGATCCGTCGCGGATCACGGATAGTCGCATTCCGCGCAGAACTCGTCACTGAGGTGTCGAGCGGCGAGGACCGGCTCCGGGTCCGGCCCGACCTCTCGGAGCATGCCGACACGACTCCCCCAAGAGAAGCGCGTTGTGGCAAGCCGGATCTTGTTCGAGTGGCAGCAGGTGATCATCTGGACGGAGGTTCAGGTGCGGCCGTGGGCATGAACCGTCCGTCTTTCGCCCGCACCGGCCGGCCCCCGCTTCTCCAGCGGACAGGCACGGTGCCGGATCTTCTCCACCTCGTCCTTGATCTCCGCTTCCCGGCCTGCTGCCCGCGTCAGCTCCACCGCGTTCACCGGGCACGATGTCAAAGCCTCACTGTTGGCGGGGCCCTTCGTCGTTGTCCGTCTCGCGTGGGGTGTCGTTGTTGCGGTGGTGGGGCCGCGGTGGCAGTGTCTCCTCCCCGGTACGGGCGGGCCCCGTGCCGGGGAGGAGGAAGTGGTGGGTTACGGGTACATCGGGTCGATGAAGGCAAAGCCCGGGTTTCGCGACGACGTCGTCTCCATTCTGTTGAGTGGTGCGGACGGGCTTCGTGAGGCCGGGTGCCATCTCTACGTGGTGGGTGTGGCCGACGACGATGACGTGACGATCTGGGTGACCGAGGTCTGGCAGAGCAGGGAGCACCACCGTGCTTCGCTGGAGTTGCCGGAGACCAGGGCCGCCATCGGCAGGGCGATGCCGATGCTGACGGGGGAGTTCACCGGGCAAGAGGTGTCCGTCCTGGGTGGGCTGGGGGTCTGAACGTCGTCGCGGCCGCTTCCCCGACTGGTCTGCGTATGCGCCGAGGGGCCCCACCGTGTGTGGTGGGGCCCCTCGGCGGATGCGCCTCGCCGGTGTTCCGGCGCGGGCCGGCGGGCGGGGCCGGTACAGGTCCTCCGATCAGCCGCCCTGGCCGGCGCTGCCCATGGGGCCGACCGTGACCGTGCTGCCGGAGCCGTCCGTGACGGGGAGCGAGGCGGCGCCCGGCCAGTCGAGGGTGACCGACTTCGTCTCGTCCGGCGGGGTCACCACGAGCCCGGTGATGCGGACGCCAGAGCCGCCCGAGTCGTTGACCGGGTAGGAGACGTAAAAGGTGTCGTGGTCGCCGTTCTTGAGGACGACCGCGGGGGCCGCCGCGCCCTCGCGCTTCGCCGACACCGTGCCCGCGCTGGTCTTGAGGTCGACGCCCGCGAAGCCCGCGATCGTGCAGGACTTGCCACTGGTGTTCGTGAACGTCACATTGACGGTGTTCTTCTCGTCGCCGGTGACGGTGGCGTCGTTGGCCGTGATGTCCAGGCCGTCGGTGCGGCACTTGCCGATGCCGCTCTTGGCCGAGCCGTTGCCGCCGGTGGCGGCCTGCCCGCCCGAGTTCTTGCCGCTGGATCCCTTCGCGGAACCCTGAGCCGAGCTGTCGTTCGAGCCGCTGTGCGCCGAGCCGCCGTTCGCGCTGCCGCCGTTCGAGGAGGATCCGGACGACGCGGCCGACCCTGCGCCCTGTGCCATGGCGTTGTCGTCGTTCTGGCAGGCCGTGAGCGAGAGGCCCGCGGCGAGGGCGAGGGCGGCGATGGTGATCTTGTGAGCGCGCATGGTGTCTTCCTCGATGTCGGTCGGTGGTGCCGGTGGGGTGCCCGTCCGTCGGTACGAGCGAGCGTTTCTGATCACCTAGAGCGGGTCCGGCCGGCTTCGCGTTCCTCCCGGTCATCGCCTAATACATCCCTGTTACAGCGGGGACTGCCGACTCCGGGCACTCTCTTTCGGGGCGCACCCCGCCGACCCTGCCGGGACGCGGCCGCGGCGGCGGCTTCCGCCGCCGCCCCGGGTCCGTACCAGGCCGCCGTCCGCCGGGACAGTTCCGTGACGCGGGCGGCACTCGACCGCGACCGGTGACCACGCGACCCCTCCCCGCCGCCCCTCACCGCCCCCTCCCGACCGGCTACCCCCGCGCTCCCAGCACCGCCGCCGGCGATGTGCGCAGGGCGTGGCGGGTGGGGAGCTGGAGCGAGAGGTACGCCACCGTGGCGATCGTCAGGACCGTGGCGGGGACGAGCCAGACCGGGCCCGCCGGCCAGGGGTGGTGCAGGAAGGCGGTGCCCAGCAGGGCCAGCGGGACGACCGTCAGGGCCATGCCCGCGAGCAGGGCCCCGGTGGTGATCAGTACCGCCTCGCGTCGCATCATCGCGCGGATCTGGGCCGGGGTCGTGCCGTTGAGGCGGAGCGTGGCCATCTCCTCCCGGCGCTGGGAGGTGGTCGCCACCAGCTTGTTGGCGATGCTCAGCAGCAGGTAGGCGAGCAGGACGACGATGGTGGCCAGGTTGATCCAGACCTCCGCCGGCGCGTCGGACAGTCCGCCGTCGCTCTCGTCGGCGGTGTCGCCCACGTCCAGACCGGGCGTCTTGGCGACCAGGGCCGCCAGGGCGTGGTCCGCCTCCGGGCTGCCGTCGGTGCGGACGAGGGCGCTCTGGTCGAGGCCGGTCGTGGTGTGCGGGGCGGCGAGGTCGTGGGAGAGGGCGAACGGGCCGAAACCGAGGCCGCGCCGGTAGACGGCGACGACACGCGGGTGGGTGGTGGTGCCGTCGCCCAGGGTGAGCGTGATCCGGTCGCCGACGGCCGCGTCGAGCGAGCGCGCCGTGTCGTCGCTGATCGCCGCCGTGGCACCGCGGAGGCGGGCCAGGCTGCCGTCGCGTACGTCGAGGTCGAGGACGCGGGGGGCGTCGGGGGTGAGAACGGTCGCGGCGGCCGACTCGGTCGTGACGTCGCCGAGTTCGCGGTAGGAGTACACCACCGTGGTCGAGGTGACGGGAGCGGCCGCCGTCACGCCGGGGGTGGCCCGTACGTCGTCGAGGAGGCCGGTGGGCAGTCCGCCGAGGCCCGGCGCGGTCACCCGGTGCTGGGCGAGGGTGCCGGCGCGGGTGTCCTGTGCGGTGGCCTCCGCGACGGTGGTCAGGGTGAAGGTATACGTCAGGACGAACGCGACCGCCATGGCGAGGGTGCTCACCACCCCCGCGACGCGCAGCGCGTAGCCGCGGACGTTGGCCACGGCGAGCCAGGTGGGCGCCGTGGTGCCGGGGCGCAGTCGTCGGCCGAGCGCGCCGCCCGCCCACCGGGTCAGCGCCGGGCCCGCCATGGCGAGGCCGATCGCGCCGAGGATGCCGGCCATCTGGGTCGCCGCCGCGCCGATCGCGGTGCGCGACAGCAGCGGGGCGACCGAGAGCGTCGTCGCGGCGACCATCACCAGCAGACCGCCGTACGTCCGCCACCGGGCGGGCTCGCGGGGCTCCGTACGGGACTCCGCGACCGCCTCGGTGGCCGGCCGCGTCGAGGTGCGCCAGGCCGCGCCCCGCGCCGCGAGTTGTACGGCGCCGGCCAGCAGCAGGGCGGTGGCGAGCGCGGGCAGCGGGCTGACGGTGAGCGGCAGCGCGGAGGGCACCGCGCCGCGGTCCACGAGCAGGTCCCTCAGCCGGTCGGCGAGCAGGTAGCCGAGGGCGGCGCCCGGTACGTACGCCACCGCGGCGACGACCATGGCCTGCGCGGCGGCGAGCCGGCGGATCTGCTTCGGGGTGGCGCCGACCGCCCGCATGAGGGCCAGGTCGCGCCGCTGTCCGTTCACCGCGACGGTCAGCGCGCCCGCCACCACGAATCCGGTGATCAGGACGACCACGCCGGCCAGGGAGGAGGAGAGCAGGAGCAGCAGCGGGCGGGAGGCGCCGTCGCCGGGGGAGACGGCGTCGCCGCGGTCGCTGCCGGTGAGGACCTTCAGGTGCTCGGCGGTGGTGCCGGACGCCGCGAGCCGGTCGCGGACGGCGGCGGCGACCTCGTCGGTGTGCCCGGCGGTGGTGCGCAGTCCGATCAGGTCGACGGTGCCGGCGCGCGGGCCGCTGTTCCGGCCGGCCAGCGCGGTGGCGGCGGAGTCTGCGAAGAGGACGCCGGCGCCGGGCGCGTCGACGATCGCCGTGAGGCGGTAGTCGGCGGCGGGACGGCCGGCCGCGGCGATGCGGACCCGGTCGCCGACGGCGGCCCGGGCGGCGGTGGCCGTGGCGCGGTCCACGGCGGCCTCGTGGGCGCCGGCCGGTGCCCTGCCGGTGACGCGCGGGTGCGCGAGCAGCCGGACCGAGGACCAGCCGTGCCCGGCGGTGGCCGGGTCGGCGGCGGTGGCGAGGCCGCCGTCGAGGGTCTGGACGGCGGCGGGGAAGCCGAGGTCGGTGGCGGCCCCGGTCACGCCGGGGAGCTCGGCGAGCCGGTCCACGAGGGTGGCCGGGACCGTGCCGCGTTCGGTCAGCGGGACGGTCATGTCGCCCGGGGCCCGCACGCTCTGGTCGGCGGCGACGATCACATCGGCGCCGGCCAGCCGCCCGGCGGGCAGGGAGGAGCGCAGTCCGGACTCGGCGAGCACTCCGGTGCCGGTGAGCAGGGCGGCGGCGCCGAGGACGGCGCAGGCCACCGCGAGGAGGGCGGCGATCCGGTGACGGGCGGTGCGCAGGGCGAGGTGCAGCATGGTCAGCGTCCTCCCAGGGCGACCA carries:
- a CDS encoding Imm10 family immunity protein, which produces MTYRFTAQLACGLDEADQGDCVMAGVAESDDEAAFSLLFMCDFDEPDSQEVRLGMDTHCLVTPDQGTAYGCVREVELDGDVLRVTLDPSSLDALGLADPVVEALLRAPVADVTRMLEVLPRTLAYGRPEARPRLIRL
- a CDS encoding DUF4177 domain-containing protein, whose amino-acid sequence is MTKWEYASVPLLVHATKQILDTWGEDGWELVQVVPGPNNPEQLVAYLKRPKFA
- a CDS encoding glyoxalase/bleomycin resistance/extradiol dioxygenase family protein, which codes for MSFSSHTLHLTARGADEASAWYRQAFGATELTRLVVPGGRLIHVQVRIGTLTLMLADEFPEMESFGPQHFGGTYGAVYLHVDDVDDTWQRAVDAGATVIRPLSNTFWGEREGQLLDPFGHRWGLTQHLRDVPLAELQELTTEAFSGLTAG
- the sigJ gene encoding RNA polymerase sigma factor SigJ; its protein translation is MDITGGNEDAPAHLADERLMAERRNLANIAYRLLGSLTEAEDAVQEAYTRWFAQPVERRDAIANPAAWLTTVVSRICMDQLRSARMRRERYVGEWIPEPLPARAEWSELSHGSTARDPADDITLDESVEMAFLVVLDSMTPAERVAFMLHDVFRVPFNEVAEIVGRTPGACRELASSGRRRVAAARTRGVRARRRSAIVGEFRQAWQAKDVDALVRLLDPSVVAIADGGGRAMASPVPVQGHLRVAELLVHLAGLAGRLDLLERTVNGQPGLVAVNGSEVLTVYAFDIDESRIRRIWAIRNPDKLQSWGS
- a CDS encoding NADPH-dependent FMN reductase; protein product: MTKIGIIIGSTRPGRLGTQVAGWVHDVAARRSDAEFELVDLAEFRLPLFDQPVPPAMGGTGGPEARAWVRTIDRLDGFVFVTPEYNTQLPGALKNAIDFVYAGWANKAAGIVAYGVAGGAGSAAQLRQICGLLGLADVPSQVSLHLATDFENFTVFTPSESRARSLEELLDRVVAWTAALEPVRSARAVSVA
- a CDS encoding nuclear transport factor 2 family protein, which codes for MPHLTVHALEPQITGHEDDLIARLTDAVTSVYGEWARNLVVVQLAGLAVGRWAVGGVARHESAPTVTLAVREKSLTRSDGPRIAARLVAAVTDAVAMALGEQHRGRIVVDLVATRDDRTAVGGRLVGEAVRSEPDELRDRFEIEALRAEFTDAAMMNDHDRLASLFMPDGVVRIPDAGIEAVGHDGIRGLGQRREAGFEVFAQTTHPGVVSLSGDTATGRACLSEVIRTRGGASHLNHAIYHDRYRRTPDGWRFAERVYEIRYLDSTPLAGSPGGSVADHG
- a CDS encoding putative quinol monooxygenase, which gives rise to MISASRPAARVSSTAFTGHDVKASLLAGPFVVVRLAWGVVVAVVGPRWQCLLPGTGGPRAGEEEVVGYGYIGSMKAKPGFRDDVVSILLSGADGLREAGCHLYVVGVADDDDVTIWVTEVWQSREHHRASLELPETRAAIGRAMPMLTGEFTGQEVSVLGGLGV
- a CDS encoding DUF4232 domain-containing protein yields the protein MRAHKITIAALALAAGLSLTACQNDDNAMAQGAGSAASSGSSSNGGSANGGSAHSGSNDSSAQGSAKGSSGKNSGGQAATGGNGSAKSGIGKCRTDGLDITANDATVTGDEKNTVNVTFTNTSGKSCTIAGFAGVDLKTSAGTVSAKREGAAAPAVVLKNGDHDTFYVSYPVNDSGGSGVRITGLVVTPPDETKSVTLDWPGAASLPVTDGSGSTVTVGPMGSAGQGG
- a CDS encoding ABC transporter permease, which produces MLHLALRTARHRIAALLAVACAVLGAAALLTGTGVLAESGLRSSLPAGRLAGADVIVAADQSVRAPGDMTVPLTERGTVPATLVDRLAELPGVTGAATDLGFPAAVQTLDGGLATAADPATAGHGWSSVRLLAHPRVTGRAPAGAHEAAVDRATATAARAAVGDRVRIAAAGRPAADYRLTAIVDAPGAGVLFADSAATALAGRNSGPRAGTVDLIGLRTTAGHTDEVAAAVRDRLAASGTTAEHLKVLTGSDRGDAVSPGDGASRPLLLLLSSSLAGVVVLITGFVVAGALTVAVNGQRRDLALMRAVGATPKQIRRLAAAQAMVVAAVAYVPGAALGYLLADRLRDLLVDRGAVPSALPLTVSPLPALATALLLAGAVQLAARGAAWRTSTRPATEAVAESRTEPREPARWRTYGGLLVMVAATTLSVAPLLSRTAIGAAATQMAGILGAIGLAMAGPALTRWAGGALGRRLRPGTTAPTWLAVANVRGYALRVAGVVSTLAMAVAFVLTYTFTLTTVAEATAQDTRAGTLAQHRVTAPGLGGLPTGLLDDVRATPGVTAAAPVTSTTVVYSYRELGDVTTESAAATVLTPDAPRVLDLDVRDGSLARLRGATAAISDDTARSLDAAVGDRITLTLGDGTTTHPRVVAVYRRGLGFGPFALSHDLAAPHTTTGLDQSALVRTDGSPEADHALAALVAKTPGLDVGDTADESDGGLSDAPAEVWINLATIVVLLAYLLLSIANKLVATTSQRREEMATLRLNGTTPAQIRAMMRREAVLITTGALLAGMALTVVPLALLGTAFLHHPWPAGPVWLVPATVLTIATVAYLSLQLPTRHALRTSPAAVLGARG